A region from the Lentimonas sp. CC4 genome encodes:
- a CDS encoding RimK family alpha-L-glutamate ligase yields MNLSILSCAPKCYSTLRLIEAAKQRGHKVKVLDTTRLSLELAHGEPDLYYKGAPIDTPDAILPRIGTSLTRYGTAVVRQFEQMDVYTPNTSAGISNSRDKLRSLQILSRHDVGIPLTGYVNDKRDVSDALERVGGAPVIIKLLEGTQGVGVILADKPEIAKAIIETLHSTDQQVLLQKFVAESKGKDVRAFVIGDRVVAAIRRTAQGQEFRSNVHRGGKAEAIDLDPAYAEAAVRAAQIMGLHVCGVDMLEGATGPQIMEVNSSPGFEGIEGATGLDIAGAVVDYIADQVKFPDIDIRQRLTVSRGYGVADILIPEGSSLVGKTIEETGLREQDVVVLTLRRGSSVISNPKGSRVLEADDSLLCYGRSAHMKGLIPDQPKKRRKLKPLPTTSVTEGNTI; encoded by the coding sequence ATGAATCTATCTATTCTCTCTTGTGCCCCGAAATGTTATTCCACTCTAAGACTGATCGAGGCTGCTAAGCAGCGAGGTCACAAAGTGAAGGTGCTGGATACCACGCGTCTGTCTCTGGAGTTGGCGCATGGTGAGCCAGATTTATATTATAAGGGGGCGCCGATTGATACACCAGATGCGATCTTGCCACGTATTGGCACTTCGTTGACACGCTACGGCACGGCTGTGGTGCGCCAATTCGAGCAGATGGACGTTTATACGCCAAATACTTCGGCGGGCATTAGTAATTCGCGCGATAAGTTGCGCAGTCTCCAAATTCTTTCGCGCCACGATGTCGGCATCCCATTGACGGGTTACGTTAATGATAAGCGTGATGTGTCAGATGCGTTGGAACGTGTCGGCGGTGCGCCAGTGATCATTAAACTACTTGAAGGCACGCAAGGTGTCGGGGTGATTCTCGCCGATAAGCCAGAGATTGCGAAGGCGATTATTGAGACCTTGCACAGCACCGATCAGCAAGTGTTGCTACAGAAATTCGTGGCCGAAAGTAAAGGTAAGGATGTGCGTGCCTTTGTGATTGGTGATCGTGTAGTGGCTGCGATTCGTCGCACTGCGCAGGGGCAAGAATTTCGTAGTAATGTGCACCGCGGCGGCAAGGCCGAGGCGATTGATCTCGATCCGGCATATGCAGAAGCGGCAGTGCGTGCTGCGCAGATCATGGGGCTGCATGTGTGTGGGGTCGATATGCTGGAAGGCGCAACGGGGCCGCAGATCATGGAAGTGAATTCATCACCGGGATTCGAAGGGATCGAGGGCGCGACTGGCCTAGATATCGCAGGCGCCGTAGTGGACTACATTGCGGATCAAGTGAAATTTCCAGACATTGATATTCGTCAACGTTTGACGGTGAGCCGTGGTTACGGTGTGGCTGATATTCTGATTCCAGAGGGTAGTTCTTTGGTCGGTAAGACGATTGAAGAGACTGGATTACGTGAGCAAGATGTGGTCGTGCTGACGCTGCGTCGTGGTAGTTCTGTGATTTCGAATCCGAAAGGGAGCCGTGTGCTCGAAGCGGATGATTCGTTGCTCTGTTATGGGCGCTCTGCGCATATGAAGGGCTTGATTCCCGATCAGCCGAAGAAGCGTCGTAAGCTCAAACCATTGCCGACAACATCAGTGACCGAAGGTAATACCATATGA
- a CDS encoding succinylglutamate desuccinylase/aspartoacylase family protein, whose amino-acid sequence MSRDVSVWGTKTIALGERKRLQIQVGKSFSGSNINLPLMVWRAPEPGPVLGITAALHGDEINGTGAIRGLIQEPPFELKRGTLILVPVLNIMGFERHSRYMPDRRDLNRCFPGSAKGSLSGRLGRLIFDEVVSRCDYLVDLHTAAVRRTNFPNVRADCNNPDCERLAKSFGCEVVVNGTGPDGSLRKTSVEAGVPTIVVEAGEVWKVEPAVQDLTMRGILNVLTELKMIESAAYEAPPHQIVVEETRWVRSETGGFLHFHVAPGEAVVKDQAVASSTSLLGKENEVIRSPHDGIVMGMTTMPAVGPGDPVVHIALHATKRSQRNIEASIDGLEEGTIETDIRSQLATNITVSDLEEDV is encoded by the coding sequence ATGAGCCGCGATGTAAGCGTTTGGGGGACTAAAACAATCGCTCTCGGTGAGCGGAAGCGATTGCAGATCCAGGTCGGTAAGAGTTTTAGTGGCTCTAATATCAATTTGCCGTTGATGGTGTGGCGTGCGCCTGAGCCTGGTCCCGTATTGGGGATTACGGCTGCGTTGCATGGCGACGAGATCAATGGCACAGGTGCGATTCGCGGGCTGATTCAAGAGCCGCCGTTTGAATTAAAACGGGGGACGTTGATTTTGGTGCCTGTGCTGAACATTATGGGCTTTGAGCGGCATAGTCGCTACATGCCGGATCGTCGCGATTTGAATCGCTGCTTCCCTGGGAGTGCCAAGGGGAGTTTAAGTGGGCGCTTAGGTCGCTTGATTTTTGACGAAGTGGTGAGCCGCTGCGACTATTTGGTCGATTTACATACAGCAGCGGTGCGTCGCACGAATTTTCCCAATGTGCGCGCGGATTGTAATAATCCAGATTGCGAGCGCTTGGCGAAGTCGTTTGGCTGCGAGGTGGTGGTGAATGGAACTGGACCTGATGGTTCATTGCGTAAGACTTCGGTCGAAGCAGGGGTTCCCACCATTGTGGTCGAGGCGGGTGAAGTGTGGAAAGTGGAGCCTGCGGTGCAGGATCTAACGATGCGCGGAATTTTGAATGTATTGACAGAGCTAAAGATGATCGAAAGTGCCGCCTATGAGGCACCGCCGCATCAGATCGTGGTCGAAGAGACGCGTTGGGTGCGTTCGGAGACTGGAGGCTTTCTCCATTTTCACGTAGCTCCAGGCGAGGCGGTTGTTAAGGATCAAGCTGTGGCGAGTAGCACGAGTTTGTTAGGCAAAGAGAATGAGGTGATTCGTAGTCCGCATGATGGAATCGTGATGGGCATGACGACCATGCCTGCCGTTGGTCCGGGAGATCCTGTGGTGCATATCGCATTGCATGCGACGAAACGATCGCAGCGTAATATTGAAGCGAGTATTGATGGCCTAG
- a CDS encoding molybdopterin molybdotransferase MoeA: MKALISPSAARQHIDAHLPSIPAISCPLDKCAGRILREAVTADRPLPPFDRSMMDGYAIRAADATQSDTFTIVAQAPAGAPPVELGTTQNVCAEIMTGAVVPADADCVVPYEVTERIDEQTIRLLNASDHVSGNCIHPLGSDHPVGKVLLSPNTVIGSREIAIAATCGSAQLLVTKMPTIAIVSTGDELVDVANTPQAHQIRRSNDLSIETALTNAQLSAQNRTHLPDDAAISKTKLAELIEQNTFLIVSGGISMGKKDYIPSTLDELGLQNHFHGVLQKPGKPFGYWSNGHCAVFTLPGNPLSTLVALHHYVIPAIKQAMGAPTDATRRTVQLAEPVKARDDITVFLPIKLGTNNTAHSTPAQNSGDLVRILQSDGYIELPPSETKTYAIGETFEFHPWL, translated from the coding sequence ATGAAAGCACTGATCAGCCCATCCGCTGCGCGCCAACACATCGACGCGCACCTACCCTCCATCCCCGCCATCAGCTGCCCATTGGATAAATGCGCTGGGCGTATTTTACGTGAAGCAGTCACCGCCGACCGCCCGCTCCCCCCGTTTGATCGCTCCATGATGGACGGTTATGCCATCCGTGCAGCCGACGCCACACAGAGCGATACCTTTACCATCGTCGCTCAAGCCCCAGCTGGAGCGCCTCCGGTCGAACTGGGCACAACACAAAACGTCTGCGCTGAAATAATGACCGGCGCCGTCGTGCCCGCCGACGCGGACTGCGTGGTGCCCTACGAAGTCACCGAACGAATCGACGAGCAAACGATTCGCCTGCTGAACGCATCCGACCACGTATCGGGCAACTGCATTCATCCACTCGGCAGCGACCACCCGGTGGGCAAAGTGCTACTCTCACCCAACACAGTGATCGGCAGCCGTGAAATCGCCATCGCCGCAACCTGTGGTAGCGCGCAGCTACTAGTCACGAAAATGCCAACGATCGCCATCGTCAGCACAGGCGACGAGCTCGTCGATGTCGCAAATACACCGCAGGCGCATCAAATCCGCCGCTCCAACGACCTCTCCATCGAGACCGCATTGACCAACGCACAACTCAGCGCGCAAAACCGCACGCACCTGCCCGACGATGCCGCGATCTCTAAAACCAAGCTGGCCGAATTGATTGAGCAAAACACCTTTCTCATTGTTAGCGGCGGCATCTCAATGGGCAAAAAGGATTACATCCCATCAACTCTGGACGAATTAGGACTACAAAACCATTTCCACGGCGTGCTGCAAAAACCAGGCAAGCCCTTTGGCTATTGGAGCAACGGCCACTGCGCCGTATTCACCCTACCAGGCAATCCGCTCTCCACACTCGTCGCACTACACCACTACGTAATACCAGCGATCAAGCAGGCAATGGGTGCACCTACTGATGCCACCAGACGCACGGTGCAACTCGCTGAGCCCGTCAAAGCCCGCGACGACATCACCGTCTTTCTACCAATCAAACTAGGCACCAATAATACCGCCCACAGCACTCCCGCACAAAACTCTGGCGACCTCGTCCGTATCCTACAAAGCGACGGCTACATCGAGCTCCCGCCGTCCGAAACCAAGACCTACGCGATTGGCGAGACCTTCGAATTCCATCCTTGGCTGTAA